A DNA window from Thermogemmata fonticola contains the following coding sequences:
- a CDS encoding glycosyltransferase, giving the protein MVPEDGLLRVLHLNAGNLFGGIETYLLTLARQRHLCPAMELHFGLCFAGRLEQELRAVGVGVLDLGPVRLSRPWTVLRTRQRLRRFLAEGTIDVVVTHGSWPHVVFAPVVRRVGLPLVHCLHGWLDSRHWLNCFAARTPPDHLLANSRFTADSAAQLWPQVPVTVIYPPLPLSEEAAISEEARRRLRASFGTDPDAIVILMAARIEPLKGHAVLLEALGRLRAQPGWECWIAGGAQRREEVQWLAELRADAQRRGIAERVRFLGQRADVPALLAAANLYCQPNVQPEGFGLALVEALRAGLPVITSRFGGAVEIVTDDCGILCPPGDSAAVAEALCALMADPSLRQRLSQAGPARARALCNPTEQLARLYQTLAAVRHSVRTSRR; this is encoded by the coding sequence ATGGTTCCGGAGGACGGCCTGCTCCGCGTGCTGCATCTGAACGCCGGCAATCTCTTCGGCGGCATCGAGACCTATTTACTGACACTGGCCCGGCAGCGGCATCTCTGCCCGGCGATGGAGCTGCACTTCGGCCTCTGCTTTGCGGGCCGACTAGAACAGGAGCTACGGGCCGTGGGGGTCGGCGTGCTGGACCTGGGTCCCGTGCGGCTGAGCCGGCCCTGGACCGTCCTGCGGACGCGGCAGCGCTTGCGGCGCTTCCTGGCGGAAGGGACCATCGACGTGGTCGTCACTCATGGTTCCTGGCCGCACGTTGTTTTCGCCCCAGTGGTCCGGCGCGTGGGTCTGCCCCTGGTGCATTGCCTTCACGGCTGGCTCGATTCCCGCCACTGGCTCAACTGCTTCGCCGCCCGCACTCCACCCGATCATCTGCTGGCCAACAGCCGCTTCACCGCGGATTCCGCCGCGCAGCTCTGGCCTCAGGTTCCCGTCACGGTGATTTATCCGCCACTGCCACTGTCCGAGGAAGCCGCGATTTCGGAGGAAGCCCGGCGGCGCCTGCGGGCTAGTTTCGGTACGGACCCCGACGCCATTGTGATTCTCATGGCCGCTCGGATCGAACCACTCAAGGGGCACGCCGTACTCCTGGAAGCCTTGGGGCGCTTGCGCGCGCAGCCGGGGTGGGAATGCTGGATCGCCGGAGGTGCTCAGCGGCGGGAGGAGGTGCAGTGGCTTGCCGAACTGCGGGCAGATGCTCAGCGGCGGGGGATTGCCGAACGGGTCCGCTTCCTTGGCCAGCGTGCGGATGTGCCGGCGTTGCTGGCCGCCGCCAATCTCTACTGCCAGCCGAATGTCCAACCCGAAGGGTTCGGCCTGGCCCTGGTGGAAGCGCTCCGCGCCGGGCTGCCGGTGATCACGAGCCGCTTTGGGGGTGCCGTCGAGATCGTGACGGACGACTGCGGTATCCTTTGTCCGCCGGGTGACAGTGCAGCCGTGGCCGAGGCGCTGTGCGCCCTGATGGCCGATCCGTCCCTGCGGCAAAGGTTAAGCCAAGCCGGCCCGGCGCGAGCGCGCGCCCTCTGCAATCCCACAGAGCAATTGGCGCGGCTCTACCAGACGCTGGCGGCAGTGCGGCACTCAGTCCGGACATCGCGCCGGTAA
- a CDS encoding glycosyltransferase family 4 protein, whose product MEKPAGWLIVAGDLAFHGGMDRANLELARHLAAEEAVQVVAHQVDDTLLTLPQVRVQRVPRPAGRHLLGRPLLAWSGRRLAQRLAPQGWRVVVNGMNCPWPDVNWVHYLHTAYAPAAYGSLLQRWKMRYTHRWDCAAERRLFPQTRRLVCNSRQTARELVEKLGVSPERVSVVYLGCDPQELPLVTVGEREAVLRQFGWSERPRAAFIGQLSDQCKGFDVLYAAWRRLHQQGGWDAELLVIGEGSQRRLWEQRAGAEGLAGSIRFLGRRRDVPQLLAACDILVAPSRYDAYNLAAHEALCRGLPALVSIRAGISERYPPELHDLILADPEDEADLADRLRSWLPRREEYAACVRSFSATLRSYTWADMARDFRTAVLTSS is encoded by the coding sequence GTGGAGAAACCGGCCGGCTGGCTGATCGTGGCGGGGGACCTGGCGTTCCACGGCGGGATGGACCGGGCCAATCTGGAGCTGGCGCGGCATCTGGCGGCGGAAGAAGCCGTGCAGGTGGTCGCCCATCAGGTCGATGACACCCTGCTGACGCTACCTCAGGTGCGCGTCCAGCGCGTGCCGCGGCCTGCGGGGCGGCATCTTTTGGGCCGCCCGCTGTTGGCCTGGAGCGGACGGCGCCTGGCCCAGCGCTTGGCGCCCCAAGGCTGGCGCGTCGTGGTCAACGGCATGAATTGTCCCTGGCCGGATGTCAACTGGGTCCACTACTTGCACACGGCCTACGCTCCGGCGGCTTACGGCTCGTTGCTGCAACGCTGGAAGATGCGCTACACCCACCGCTGGGATTGCGCCGCAGAGCGCCGCCTGTTCCCGCAGACACGCCGGCTGGTGTGCAATAGCCGCCAAACGGCGCGTGAGCTGGTGGAGAAACTGGGGGTCTCTCCCGAACGCGTCTCGGTCGTGTATCTGGGGTGCGATCCGCAGGAGCTTCCTCTCGTGACTGTCGGGGAACGCGAAGCGGTGCTGCGGCAGTTCGGCTGGTCCGAGCGTCCGCGTGCCGCCTTCATCGGACAGTTGAGCGACCAGTGTAAAGGCTTCGACGTGCTTTATGCGGCCTGGCGGCGGCTGCACCAGCAGGGGGGATGGGACGCCGAGCTGCTGGTGATCGGGGAAGGGTCCCAGCGGCGGCTGTGGGAACAACGGGCAGGCGCAGAGGGACTGGCGGGGTCGATCCGCTTTCTGGGCCGGCGGCGGGATGTGCCGCAGTTACTGGCTGCCTGTGACATTCTCGTGGCACCGTCCCGTTACGATGCCTACAATCTCGCGGCGCACGAGGCCCTGTGCCGGGGCTTGCCCGCCTTGGTCTCCATCCGCGCCGGCATCAGCGAACGCTACCCGCCGGAGCTACACGACCTGATCCTGGCTGATCCAGAGGACGAGGCCGATTTGGCGGACCGCCTGCGCTCTTGGCTCCCCCGGCGGGAGGAATACGCCGCTTGCGTCCGCTCCTTCTCCGCCACGCTGCGCTCTTACACCTGGGCGGACATGGCTCGCGATTTCCGCACGGCTGTCCTGACCAGCTCCTGA